In the genome of Pseudomonadota bacterium, the window ACATGCACCGTTGATTTGAAGGGTGTGACGCTCGAAAAGGCACTCGAATATATCCTTGAGCCCTTGAACTATGCGTACAAGATTGATGATAAGACAATCTATGTTTCCAAGCCAAAGGTAGAAACGAAAATATTTACTATTAATTATCTTGCTTTAAAGAAGACCTCAATGAGTACTGTTACATGGAAAGGCGGGGGATCTTCCAGCACATCGGGTACAGCAGGAACAACCACTTCAGAAGAGAAGACTCTTGAGGTAAAAAGTGAAACCGAATCAGATCTGTGGAAAAGTCTTGAAGATAATTTAAAGGCCATATTGTCTGCCGACGGAAAACCTGTTATCAATCGGCAAACATTTACAATAATGATAACGGACTATCCAAAAAACTTACAACGTGTATCTATGTTTTTAGAGAGCCTTGAAGGGACTATGCATAGGCAAATTGTTATCGAGGCAAAGATTGTCGAAGTAAGATTATCTGAGGGTTCAAGGCAAGGTGTAAACTGGGAATTCATCAATTCGAGAATTGGAAGTTTGGCAAGAATCAGCGGTAGGCAAAACTTTCCAACACCTGCAACTTTCTTAGGCGACTATACCGAATATTTTCGTTTTTATGTTGGCTCAACCTCCTCAGGAGAATTAAACATTACAAATACCTTTATTGAACTTTTAAAAACACAAGGTGAAACGAGAGTGCTCGCAAACCCAAAGATTAAAACATTGAACAACCAGAGGGCAGTCATCAAATCAACAACACAGGACGTATATTTTGAAGAATCACAATCTAGTACTGGCGGGGCGGGGACAATAGCTACCTATAGCCCAAGATTTGTGAATATTGGAGTAGTCCTCGATGTCATTCCACAAATCGATAACGAAGGTAACATTATCCTCAGCATACATCCTATCTATTCAACTAAAGATGGTTCTGTTCGTTCGCCTAACCCCCTCTCTCTTGGTACAGTTCCCCTTATATCAACAAGAGAAACGGATACTATTGTAAGAGTAAAAGACGGCGAAACAGTCATTATTGCTGGTCTTATATACGAGATAAAATATCAAGATGAGAAGAGTGTACCGGGTTTCGGTTCTATTCCTTTATTAGGTTTTCTTTTTCGATCAAATACGGAAAAAACTCAAAGCGCTGAACTCATCATATTTTTAACACCAAAGATCATTCACGGCGTTGAAGGAGTAAAATGAGTATAATCCTCGATGCCCTTAAGAAGGCACAGCAGGAAAGGAAGCAAACAACCACAAAGACTACCTATACATTTAAAAATCCGGGTCAAAAGCCAAGATGGGTTGTTTATGGTATCCTTATTGTGGTTGTTGCTTCTGTTGTAGGGTATCTTTATGTAAAGGTTATTGTGAAGCCTGAACCACCAAAGGCAAAACCTGTAACAATAGAAGCAAAAAAGATTGAGGCGAAAGTTGAAAGTATAGAAAAGAAAGCTGAGTCTGCAAAGACTCTAATAAAGACTGAAATGGCAAAACCAAAGGAAGAAATAAAGGTTGCTGTCCAGAAAACCGAAGTCGTTAAGAAGGAAGTTGTTGAGAAGAAAATAATAGCTAAACGTGTGAAGCAAAAAACCCCTGCACCCAGGAAGGAGCCTGCACCTGAGGGACAGAGGCAAGATGCAGGCCTCAAAGCGGGCAAGGTGGATGAGAGAAAGCTCGACCTTATTTACAATGAGGCATTAAAAGAAACACAGATGGGTAGGTTAAATGAGGCAAAGAGACTTTACCTCAGCATATTGGCGGAACGTCCTGACCATATTGAGGCGCTTAACAACCTCGGTGTAATTGTTACGAACGAAGGGAATACAAAAGAGGCACTTTTTTATTTTAAAAAGATTCTCGAATATAAAAGGGATTATGCAAAGGCATACAATAATATAGGGCTTATTATGATGAGTGAGGGTGATAAAAAACTCGCTGAGGAGTATTTCAGGAAATCAATAGAACTTGACGCAGGAAGCGTAGAACCATATCTGAATCTCTCCGCACATTTAAGAGGTGAAAGAAGGTTGCAGGAAGCGTCACGATTCCTCGAAGCAATTCTTCGAAAAGGGATTAAGAACCCAGCCCTTTACCTCTCTTATGCAATTTCCAAGGATGAGCTGAACCAGCCCACTGAAGCAGTGAGATATTACAGGGCTTATCTGAACGAGGGCTCAGGAACGAAAGAGGAGAGAAATAAAATTACTGAGAGGTTAAGGGTTCTTGAAGAAGGTCAATCTACAAAAAATCGTTGAAACGGGTATTTCTCAAGGGGTTCAAACCATTTTTCTCTTTCCTGGTTCTCCGCCTT includes:
- a CDS encoding secretin N-terminal domain-containing protein, coding for MRNRWILITVMCVFSSCAHVEKAAEPPKVVKPVDIASPVSLQMEKEKGVEVFKSKELFSFSFREADVKDILRAISKQINYNVVMEPDVKGTCTVDLKGVTLEKALEYILEPLNYAYKIDDKTIYVSKPKVETKIFTINYLALKKTSMSTVTWKGGGSSSTSGTAGTTTSEEKTLEVKSETESDLWKSLEDNLKAILSADGKPVINRQTFTIMITDYPKNLQRVSMFLESLEGTMHRQIVIEAKIVEVRLSEGSRQGVNWEFINSRIGSLARISGRQNFPTPATFLGDYTEYFRFYVGSTSSGELNITNTFIELLKTQGETRVLANPKIKTLNNQRAVIKSTTQDVYFEESQSSTGGAGTIATYSPRFVNIGVVLDVIPQIDNEGNIILSIHPIYSTKDGSVRSPNPLSLGTVPLISTRETDTIVRVKDGETVIIAGLIYEIKYQDEKSVPGFGSIPLLGFLFRSNTEKTQSAELIIFLTPKIIHGVEGVK
- a CDS encoding tetratricopeptide repeat protein; translation: MSIILDALKKAQQERKQTTTKTTYTFKNPGQKPRWVVYGILIVVVASVVGYLYVKVIVKPEPPKAKPVTIEAKKIEAKVESIEKKAESAKTLIKTEMAKPKEEIKVAVQKTEVVKKEVVEKKIIAKRVKQKTPAPRKEPAPEGQRQDAGLKAGKVDERKLDLIYNEALKETQMGRLNEAKRLYLSILAERPDHIEALNNLGVIVTNEGNTKEALFYFKKILEYKRDYAKAYNNIGLIMMSEGDKKLAEEYFRKSIELDAGSVEPYLNLSAHLRGERRLQEASRFLEAILRKGIKNPALYLSYAISKDELNQPTEAVRYYRAYLNEGSGTKEERNKITERLRVLEEGQSTKNR